ttaaaaaaaatacagtaacagTAAGCAGTGTTCTTAGTGCTGACCGTGCCAATTGTAAAAGGTCCTTGAACAGACTAGTCGTAGAGTACTCCTTTAAAGCAATACTTTTTCAAATATTGGTTTGATTCTTATGTTATTGCATGAGACAAAtacattgtttcattttctttctaaatCCCTAGAAAACAAATGGTTAAAACGTACCTTGGTCTTCTCACGGGGCGACATCTGCTGGTCGTTTTTCGTAACTAGTTTTGGTTCTTCAATGCCAGTGATCTTTCTAATTATTAAAAACAGACTTTACTGTCCATTGGACATCCTGAAGAAAACTTACCAAGTGTTTAATTTTCAAGAATGATGCTGTGCAATTACTCAGCTGCACATGAGAAGGCAATACAATAAAACTCTGTTGCATTACTTTTGAACCAAAAGCTCAATTCAACAGTGTCAGTAACATCAAACAAATATCGGCATCATTAGACACGACTGACACAACAGACAATATAGattaattaaaatcaataatgaCAGACACAACAATACAGATTaactaaattaaatgaaagacagagcGTTCATCTGATATGAGAAACATTGACACTGTAGGTAATTAAATAATTATGTGTGGCACCTCTCAATAAGagcataataaaaaatgaaaacggcATGGCCagtcaatccatccatccatccatctatattAGTGTTGACATTGCACTGTCTGAAGGCAAGGAGgtagtgctttttttttgaagagtaCAGTGCAATCATAGCCAATCAGAAGCAAGGGGGCACTGAAGACCCACCCaccaataaaaatgaaacatcgGGTGGtatatttgtttgtcagtaaGAACACGAAAAAAACTGGGTTTCTTGGTCCTGGGTAACTATAGCATTACAGAGGGATAATACATGAtctgtaaaaagacaaacaaaagacgggagaacaggaaatgaatgttttctgaAGCTTCAAtaaacacaagggataacaaaaggTAACTTAAATAAGgcagagacacaaaaggaaGGGTAAATCAAAGCATTAAAAAAGTCcacagggaaaaaaggaaagtctTTCAAGAGTTCGGATCATGACACTGTCCAGTGCAGCATGATAGCAAGGAAATACCATACATGATATTTCCCCTATTTGCGGGTGACAAGAAAACACTCAGAgaaattaaagttaaagttttatGTACTCTATTTGCATATGTATGTTTATGCAGTCATACAGTtcaataataaattataaatgaaaattCCCTTTTTCACAGTTCAtacgtggtttttttttcatggtaaCACATATGTTACCACATATTGCAATGTGTGACAGAGTTTAATGATTGATTATGCGTTTGTATAATTTTAAACTGGATCACATAACACCtcaataaaaatccaaaatatatggtttgatatttcatttttttatatggCACCTGTCCTGTGACGCATTCATATGAGAACAAGCAAACCAGCAGTTACGCTGGTGCAGTGTCAAATGCTGCGACAGTTGTGTGTCATTGATTTGTTCTTTGTGCTAAATGTTGGTGGTCTGCTGTGCCACCAGTCTGTTCAGATTCAGTCCTTCCTCCCACCTAGCTCCTGTCTTCAGAGCCGAGGGGAAGTCGGGTCTCAGGCTGCAGTGCAACTTTGTCGTTTGTGGTTTTTCTGTCCTTCCCTACACAATGGTaacatgtctgtgtttcctgtAGCCTGATTCATCCATAGTGTTGTAGGCACTGTTGTAGCCATTTCCTCCCTGGTTGCTGTTCAAAATATCAGGCATctaaaaatcaaaagcaaaacatgtgacgtaaataatgaatcaaattatttgctgttaaaactgaaatgataaGCAGCTtcataaatatgataaattGACATGGCTGATgtttagttcattttttttcaggggcAATGCAAAGGGATCTTTATAAATCATCACCTGTCAGTCGTTCTAAAGGCACATCGAAGAATCCAGCATGAGCACAGGGCCGTGATAACATATAGGTTTAAGCATGTTTGACTTTGAAAGGGTGAACACTGCTCACCAACTATGTGTAAGtgttctttgtcctttttttctagtGCCACCTTTGATTTTAACCCCTTACATATATCAAAATATAGTTAGTACAGCTTGTTCCACCCTCAGTCACTTACATGAAGTCAAAAGTAAACAATTTATGTGCAGTCCCCCGATCCAGAAGGGAACAGACGATGACAGATCTGCTGCATGTTAACACTTTCTACTGCTTATCATTATGTATTacagaacaacacaacaacccCACCTCGTAATTACTGGGGCCATTCGCCTGGCAAACGCTACTGTCAGTTAGTTCACTGGGAGCGACACCTGTGGACAGAGACAAGAGACAAGAGTTTGGACTTAGCCGGGCACAGATGGCTTGGTATAGCAAAGCAGCATGCAGTGCCACtattttcatttaaagctgtgtgtgtgtgtgtgtgtgtgtgtgtgtgtgtgtgtgtgtgtgtgtgtgtgtgtgtgtgtgtgtgtgtgtgtgtgtgtgtgtgtgtgtgtgtgtgtgtgtgtgtgtgtgtgtgtgtgtacttgcacTTATCGGTCTTACTTGTATGACCTTCCACCACATATCCTGCATTCACTTGACCATGTCTCTGTCCAGCTGCACTTGCATCACTTATCTGGCTCTGTGTCCTCGCTCTCCTGCGACACAGAAATATGAACAACAGCACAGCATTTgactgtatgtactgtaggAGCACGCCGAAACGGTTGAGGTGGAGTACTTCATTCATGATATTTGGTGGCTTCTCACCTCATTTCATCTTGGTAGCTGGATTCTGGAGGGGAATCAtggaatttaaaagaaatacttAACACGtgcaaacaaacatttgcaatgttatataatgtaaatgtaaatgtatcagTGGTTTGATTGTAGTACTTGCAAAGATTAATAGCATTGTGCTACTACTGCTTTCTGTCATCTGTGTAAGAATACCTGTTCGATAGCAGCCCTGTTCTCATTAATATTTTCAGCACTTGCTGCCCCCAGACAAACAGGACTACTGTGACATGTCTAGTTTGGAACACAGCGCATGGTGTTAGTTGTGTTAGGACTGACGGtctcacctttttctttcttgcgtTTATAGCAGAAGATGATTCCCAGGATGAGTAACACCAGCAGAGCAAGCCCTCCAAAAGACACGACCACAGCTATCAGCACAGTCCAGTCAGGAGGCTTGGGAACTGTTGTGAGAGGAAAGACCAGAAGTAAGAATAGGAGATTTTAAAGACTTAAAAGCATATTAATTAATGTCAAATTACAATACTGGGCATGTCCCAAACAAGGACAGAAGCAAAAATATCGACAGTAAAACAAATTGCACATAAAGTATGAAAAAACCTTTTGATgaatatacatttctttttctaagaACATTTTTTGGAGACGGATCATTCCACTACTGCCTGAACAGGACCTTTAATGCAATGTCAGTGTCACACATCTCACATACTGAGCCATACTGAGGATACAGCGACCTATCTGATCCACCATAACCCATTAACAAGCTACATGtccagataaaacaaaaaaacatacacatcaaAGCAGGTTGCCGAGGATTTTCTTCTTGTCAGAAATGTCAGGATCCCAGTATGATCCATGCTCCATTTGTGCACATCAAGTTGAAACCTTACACTCAGTAGCTGTCAATGTCATTGCCATATGTAATGGCAGTGTACATTATGCTGTGGAGCGGTATGAAAGAAAGCATATAATCCTTGATCAGGCAAAGCAGTACTGTTACTAAATTTCACCCCTTATTTTAATAGTAACACAGTAACAGATGTATTTTAATGAAAGTCACTACACTGTGTATGTGATGGCTGTGCTCTACATAAGCTACGCTCAACAGGTCCTTTGGATAgagctttgttttatttattttttcatttggtcATTGAAATAAATTCTACTCTTAGTGAACATCACCGAACTGATGGTGGAAGCTGGATTTCCATTACTTTGAGGGGTTCAATGGAGAATTTGCAACCCAAAGAATCAAATGACAACTTTTAGttaccatctttttttccaggaggatggaggcagaatgtgtgtttgttaaaaaaaagttgtctttcTTACCAACCACCATGAAGACAGAGCTGGACGGTGGGTTTGTTAGTGCTGGCACAGTTGCCCGACACTCCACTGTGGCGTTTCTGACTGCCTGTAACTTGAGGACGCTGGTGGCGTTAAAGAAATCCGCATCCGCCATGCTGCTGGTGTTGTACAGGCTGCTGTCTACAGCTTGATCATTTTGCATCCAGGTAACTGTAGGTGTGGGGAACCAAGCAGCTGATACACACTGGAACTCCACTAGCTGGTCCTGCACCACGGTCACATCCCCTCCCGTGATGTGGACTGTACCTCCCTctgagaaacagagacagggaCAATGGAGAGGTTAAGTCAAAGGGTTTTTAAGCTTCTGACCTGTTGGTCTGCTTGTTCATCATGGGATCAGAGCAGGTAGTGTACCCGTTAGGTTTTTCCAGGCAACTAAATATGTGACAAACCCAGGGACGCGGCTACGGcttctttgtgttgtgttgcattgtgcATTGTCGTTACAGGTTCCTCTCGGGGTGGAGCTGGACGCCATCAAGAGACTGGGGGCCGATGGCCACTGTTGGCCCTGCCCTAACCTGGTATTGGAggctccccctcccccattgtgtttagatttttctttcagtttaagaaaaaataaaaaattaaatatattagtTATGTTTTTGGATTTAATATTTGATGGCTTTATTATACAAACTAAATCTCTgttaaatgaaattgtttgcTTCCTTTTTTGCTATGGTCTTAGCTGGACCACAGACTGTATTATTTCGagacattgttgtttttggtcttttcaaagGATCTGTTGGCATTCAAATATAAAGGATATAGATATAGATTCTACTGAAACTACTGAAAGAATGAATCCCCTTttagatgcagacagacagtacATGCAGTATAGTGTACATGGGAGCTGTGGTCacaaatattgacatgaagGTATCAGCTCAGTATTCAATGAGAAATTAGGTCACATGTACACCTGACTATGACTATGACTATGTTTGGATGATTCTAGTTAGCTGATGAATGAGGCAGTAAAGATGAAGAATGAATAAGGCAGCTGATGCCAGTCAGCCCATATACCTTGAGTGTGACCTCTGTGTCCAGCCTGAACTAACacaatacagaaaaatatatacagtatatactacaACCGCTTACCTTAAGGGCCTGAGTAAAAGTCTGTTCGTGTGATCAAGGTCAAAGGATTCCTGTTGGACCCAAGGAAACCAAGGAGGGACACACTCAGTCTCACGCGGAGAAGAGCGGACTGTTCGGAGACCAAATACTCACAggcccatatatatatatatatatatatatatatatatatatatatatgtgtgtgtgtatgtatgtatgtgaaaCTTTCTTTAGTTCCCTGTGTTTTAGATGAACTGTCTTTGTTCCTCATTGACAGCCCCAGTCATTGTGCTCAACTGGCAGGTCTATTTAGTGGATTTGTTAGCGTCAGCGGGAGACCTGGCGACATGCAACAAGAATATGTCTGTAATGTCGGAGGTCCTCATCAGCACAATTAATATCCATTCACAGGGGCCGGAGGCCAGATGTTTCACACTGAGATGACCTTCAGATTACTGTAAGGTTTGGCTGGTGTTTTGCAGGATTTACTTTATAATGCTTGGTAGCTGGTTGATAAAACTGGCTTACAGAAACACCTATGTATTGGGCTTGTGCACACTAACCTGACAAATAACACCATCAGCACAAATAATCTTTCACTgcctttataataataatggagatttttcaaagattttttttttctgaagttgtATTCACTCCATTTTGTTTGCCTCAATGTGTTTAAGACCATTGTAGACTGTCTCTACTCTAACACATCGATTCACCATTACAAAAACCATCAGTTACTCTCTTTCTTCCTGAACAAAAATCTGTTATACTCCGAGGGTCTAACCACAGGGGATAAGATGTTTGTGACCTTCACCTTGAACGTTAAGCTGCGCCGTCTTGGATCCATACTCCCCCTGCACAGTGCATTCGACCGGCCCAGTCTCTTTGCGGGTGACAGAATGGATGATGAACTCCACACAGGTCTTATCACCAGCGGAGCAGAATCCAGCAGAGAACCGCGGAGAGGATCGGAGTATGGTACCATTTACAGTGAAAGTGAGAACCTGAAAGTCTCCGACGTCCCAGCTCATGACCCTCCAGTCTCCCTCCACGGTGGCATTGAATCGCACATCAGAGCCCTGCAGCACTGTTGAATTCAGAGGCTCCAGCTGGAACTGTTGCGACACTGCCAAACATATGGAGATGATGTTTGATGAATGACACATGGGCCATGAAGATTATCACAGCAGAAACGGACTTAATCATTCTTTGGTTCTTGTCATGACAGCAAACTTATTttagtgctgctgttgttgttttgtgcaaCAATTGGGACTTGGTTATGttttaaattgacattttgCTTTGCTGAACGATGAGCTGTTATCATGTAATGTTCCGGGACATAATGAAAGTTTGCTGGTGAGTATTACATGCATTTTAAGTctcacaaaacatatgtattgTTGCATTATTACAACGCTTCAAAACTGTCTCAGTAAGACCTGACCTTGTGACAGTGAGCCTACAGTACAGGAACAACACCAGGACCCTGAGGCTGAAGTAGTTCAATGAAACTCAGCACATCATTCATTTGATCACTTACATCTGTACTTTTCccactgtgacatgtcaaaatgtgaaaatagcCTGTAGAAGTGACAGAGGGAATGACGAAAAATGATCAcgtaatgttgttgttgttgttttttaagttcctctgttcatttcttcttttttttaacttttgtttattaaataaaaaaatccttgatttaaaaaaaagagcataaTGTTAGTGCAGGCCAAGCTTAATCTCTTTGGGTACTAGAGATTTTTCGGGAGCACATTGCAGGTGTTAACGTCACTGCTGAGGAGAAGCAATAATATAAGTAAAGCACTCGACTTGACACTGACTTGATTCAGGGCCCTTGAGCGTCGCCTGCATGTTATGGAAGCACACGACTTGAGACATGTTTCAGTTTGCTCAGGGTACGTAAATATCACAAAGGGCATCGGTttggttttgtcattttgacatgaCTGAAACTCAAACAACATTCATCTGAACAACATTCATCTGAACCattcatctgtgtttgtaaaaaaaaaaaagaaaagttgtctTTCTTACCAACCACCATGAAGACAGAGCTGGACTGTGGGTTTGTTAGTGCTGGCACAGTTGCCCGACACTCCACTGTGGCGTTTCTGACTGCCTGTAACTTGAGGACGCTGGTGGCGTTAAAGAAATCCGCATCCGCCATGCTGCTGGTGTTGTACAGGCTGCTGTCTACAGCTTGATCATTTTGCATCCAGGTAACTGTAGGCGTGGGGAACCAAGCAGCTGATACACACTGGAACTCCACTAGCTGGTCCTGCACCACGGTCACATCCCCTCCCGTGATGTGGACTGTACCTCCCTctgagaaacagagacagggaCAATGGAGAGGTTAAGTCAAAGGGTTTTTAAGCTTCTGACCTGTTGGTCTGCTTGTTCATCATGGGATCAGAGCAGGTAGTGTACCCGTTAGGTTTTTCCAGGCAACTAAATATGTGACAAACCCAGGGACGCGGCTACGGCttctttgtgttgcattgtgcATTGTGCATTGTCGTTACAGGTTCCTCTCGGGGTGGAGCTGGACGCCATCAAGAGACTGGGGGCCGATGGCCACTGTTGGCCCTGCCCTAACCTGGTATTGGAGGCTCCCTCTCCCCCATTgtgtttagatttttctttcagtttaagaaaaaataaaaaattaaatatattagtTATGTTTTTGGATTTAATATTTGATGGCTTTATTATACAAACTAAATCTCTgttaaatgaaattgtttgcTTCCTTTTTTGCTATGGTCTTAGCTGGACCACAGACTGTATTATTTCGagacattgttgtttttggtcttttcaaagGATCTGTTGGCATTCAAATATAAAGGATATAGATATAGATTCTACTGAAACTACTAAAAGAATGAATCCCCTTttagatgcagacagacagtacAAGCAGTATAGTGTGCATGGGAGCTGTGGTCACAAATATTGGCATGAAGGTATCAGCTCAGTATTCAATGAGAAATTAGGTCACATGTACACCTGACTATGACTATGACTATGTTTGGATAATTCTAGATAGCTGATGAATGAGGCAGTAAAGATGAAGAATGAATAAGGCAGCTGATGCCAGTCAGCCCATATACCTTGAGTGTGACCTCTGTGTCCAGCCTGAACTAACacaatacagaaaaatatatacagtatatactacaACCGCTTACCTTAAGGGCCTGAGTAAAAGACTGTTCGTGTGATCAAGGTCAAAGGATTCCTGTTGGACCCAAGGAAACCAAGGAGGGACACACTCAGTCTCACGCGGAGAAGAGCGGACTGTTCGGAGACCAAATACTCACAGACCCAGCctaacccctctctctctccaggcccAGTAGAAGTGGACCACTACCCCGTTCAGGGAGGAATTTAAGTTATTATGCCCCACCtgttatgaaattaaaaactatttctttTGAAACGTGACTGACGTGCTCTTTATTCCAATTGTTGGTTGACATCACCTCGAGCTTAGCCAGGCCttctcacagtgtgtgtgtgtatatatatatatagatatatatgtgtgtgtgtgtgtgtgtatatatatatatatatatatatatgtgtgtgtgtatgtatgtatgtatgtatgtatgtatgtatgtatgtgaaaCTTTCTTTAGTTCCCTGTGTTTTAGATGAACTGTCTTTGTTCCTCATTGACAGCCCCAGTCATTGTGCTCAACTGGCAGGTCTATTTAGTGGATTTGTTAGCGTCAGCGGCAGACCTGGCGACATGCAACAAGAATATGTCTGTAATGTCGGAGGTCCTCATCAGCACAATTAATATCCATTCACAGGGGCCGGAGGCCAGATGTTTCACACTGAGATGACCTTCAGATTACTGTAAGGTTTGGCTGGTGTTTTGCAGGATTTACTTTATAATGCTTGGTAGCTGGTTGATAAAACTGGCTTACAGAAACAACTATGTATTGGGCTTGTGCACACTATCCTGACAAATAACACCATCAGCACAAATAATCTTTCACTGCCTTTATAGTAATAATGGagatttttcaaagattttttttttctgaagttgtATTCACACCATTTTGTTTGCCTCAATGTGTTTAAGACCATTGTAGACTGTCTCTACTCTAACACATCGATTCACCATTACAAAAACCATCAGTTACTCTCTTTCTTCCTGAACAAAAATCTGTTATACTCCGAGGGTCTAACCACAGGGGATAAGATGTTTGTGACCTTCACCTTGAACGTTAAGCTGCGCCGTCTTGGATCCATACTCCCCCTGCACAGTGCATTCGACCGGCCCAGTCTCTTTGCGGGTGACAGAATGGATGATGAACTCCACACAGGTCTTATCACCAGCGGAGCAGAATCCAGCAGAGAACCGCGGAGAGGATCGGAGTATGGTACCATTTACAGTGAAAGTGAGAACCTGAAAGTCTCGGACGTCCCAGCTCATGACCTTCCAGATTCCCTCCACGGTGGCATTGAATCGCACATCAGAGCCCTGCAGCACTGTTGAATTCAGAGGCTCCAGCTGGAACTGTTGCGACACTGCCAAACATATGGAGATGATGTTTGATGAATGACACATGGGCCATGAAGATTATCACAGCAGAAACGGACTTAATCATTCTTTGGTTCTTGTCATGACAGCAAACTTATTttagtgctgctgttgttgttttgtgcaaCAATTGGGACTTGGTTATGttttaaattgacattttgCTTTACTGAACGATGAGCTGTTATCATGTACAacttttgtttattaaataaaaaaatccttgatttaaaaaaaagagcataaTGTTAGTGCAGGCCAAGCTTAATCTCTTTGGGTACTAGAGATTTTTTGGGAGCACATTGAAGGTGTTAACGTCACTGCTGAGGAGAAGCAATAATATAAGTAAAGCACTCGAATGTATAGAGACTGAAACTTTCTCGAACCGACTTGACACTGACTTGATTCAGGGCCCTTGAGCGTCGCCTGCATGTTATGGAAGCACACGACTTGAGACATGTTTCAGTTTGCTCAGGGTACGTAAATATCACAAAGGGCAtcggttttgttttgtcattttgacatgaCTGAAACTCAAACAACATTCATCTGAACAACATTCATCTGAACcattcatctgtgtttgttaaaaaaaaaaagaaaagttgtctTTCTTACCAACCACCATGAAGACAGAGCTGGACTGTGGGTTTGTTAGTGCTGGCACAGTTGCCCGACACTCCACTGTGGCGTTTCTGACTGCCTGTAACTTGAGGACGCTGGTGGCGTTAAAGAAATCCGCATCCGCCATGCTGCTGGTGTTGTACAGGCTGCTGTCTACAGCTTGATCATTTTGCATCCAGGTAACTGTAGGCGTGGGGAACCAAGCAGCTGATACACACTGGAACTCCACTAGCTGGTCCTGCACCACGGTCACATCCCCTCCCGTGATGTGGACTGTACCTCCCTctgagaaacagagacagggaCAATGGAGAGGTTAAGTCAAAGGGTTTTTAAGCTTCTGACCTGTTGGTCTGCTTGTTCATCATGGGATCAGAGCAGGTAGTGTACCCATTAGGTTTTTCCAGGCAACTAAATATGTGACAAACCCAGGGACGCGGCTACGGCttctttgtgttgcattgtgcATTGTCGTTACAGGTTCCTCTCGGGGTGGAGCTAGACGCCATCAAGAGACTGGGGGACGATGGCCACTGTTGGCCCTGCCCTAACCTGGTATTGGAggctccccctcccccattgtgtttagatttttctttcagtttaagaaaaaataaaaaataaaatatattagtTATGTTTTTGGATTTAACATTTGATGGCTTTATTATACAAACTAAATCTCTgttaaatgaaattgtttgcTTCCTTTTTTGCTATGGTCTTAGCTGGACCACAGACTGTATTATTTCGagacattgttgtttttggtcttttcaaagGATCTGTTGGCATTCAAATATAAAGGATATAGATATAGATTCTACTGAAACTACTAAAAGAATGAATCCCCTTttagatgcagacagacagtacATGCAGTATAGTGTACATGGGAGCTGTGGTCacaaatattgacatgaagTTATCAGCTCAGTATTCAATGAGAAATTAGGTCACATGTACACCTGACTATGACTATGACTATGTTTGGATGATTCTAGTTAGCTGATGAATGAGGCAGTAAAGATGAAGAATGAATAAGGCAGCTGATGCCAGTCAGCCCATATACCTTGAGTGTGACCTCTGTGTCCAGCCTGAACTAACacaatacagaaaaatatatacagtatatactacaACCGCTTACCTTAAGGTCCTGAGTAAAAGACTGTTCGTGTGATCAAGGTCAAGAGGATTGTTGTTGGACCCAAGGAAACCAAGGAGGGACACACTCAGTCTCACGCGGAGAAGAGCGGACTGTTCGGAGACCAAATACTCACAGGCCCAGCctaacccctctctctctccaggcccAGTAGAAGTGGACCACTACCCCGTTCAGGGAGGAATTTAAGTTATTATGCCCCACctgttatgaaataaaaaactatttcttttGAAACGTGACTGACGTGCTCTTTATTCCAATTGTTGGTTGACATCACCTCGAGCTTAGCCAGGcctctcacagtgtgtgtgtatgtatatatatatatatatatatatatatatatatatatatgtgtgtgtatgtatgtatgtatgtatgtaagtgAAACTTTCTTTAGTTCCCTGTGTTTTAGATGAACTGTCTTTGTTCCTCATTGACAGCCCCAGTCATTGCGTTCAACTGGCAGGTCTATTTAGTGGATTTGTTAGCGTCAGCGGCAGACCTGGCGACATGCAACAAGAATATGTCTGTAATGTCGGAGGTCCTCATCAGCACAATTAATATCCATTCACAGGGGCCGGAGGCCAGATGTTTCACACTGAGATGACCTTCAGATTACTGTAAGGTTTGGCTGGTGTTTTGCAGGATTTACTTTATAATGCTTGGTAGCTGGTTGATAAAACTGGCTTACAGAAACAACTATGTATTGGGCTTGTGCACACTATCCTGACAAATAACACCATCAGCACAAATAATCTTTCACTGCCTTTATAGTAATAATGGagatttttcaaagattttttttttctgaagttgtATTCACTCCATTTTGTTTGCCTCAATGTGTTTAAGACCATTGTAGACTGTCTCTACTCTAACACATCGATTCACCATTACAAAAACCATCAGTTACTCTCTTTCTTCCTGAACAAAAATCTGTTATACTCCGAGGGTCTAACCACAGGGGATAAGATGTTTGTGACCTTCACCTTGAACGTTAAGCTGCGCCGTCTTGGATCCATACTCCCCCTGCACAGTGCATTCGACCGGCCCAGTCTCTTTGCGGGTGACAGAATGGATGATGAACTCCACACAGGTCTTATCACCAGCGGAGCAGAATCCAGCAGAGAACCGCGGAGACGATCGGAGTATGGTACCATTTACAGTGAAAGTGAGAACCTGAAAGTCTCGGACGTCCCAGGTCATGACCTTCCAGACTCCCTCCACGGTGGCCTTGAATCGCACATCAGAGCCCTGCAGCACTGTTGAATTCAGAGGCTCCAGCTGGAACTGTTGCGACACTGCCAAACATATGGAGATGATGTTTGATGAATGACACATGGGCCATGAAGATTATCACAGCAGAAACGGACTTAATCATTCTTTGGTTCTTGTCATGACAGCAAACTTATTttagtgctgctgttgttgttttgtgcaaCAATTGGGACTTGGTTATGttttaaattgacattttgCTTTGCTGAACGATGAGCTGTTATCATGTAATGTTCCGGGACATAATGAAAGTTTGCTGGTGAGTATTACATGCATTTTAAGTctcacaaaacatatgtattgTTGCATTATTACAACGCTTCAAAACTGTCTCAGTAAGACCTGACCTTGTGACAGTGAGCCTACAGTACAGGAACAACACCAGGACCCTGAGGCTGAAGTAGTTCAATGAAACTCAGCACATCATTCATTTGATCACTTACATCTGTACTTTTCccactgtgacatgtcaaaatgtgaaaatagcCTGTAGAAGTGACAGAGGGAATGACGAAAAATGATCAcgtaatgttgttgttgttgttttttaagttcctctgttcatttcttcttttttttaacttttgtttattaaataaaaaaatccttgatttaaaa
The sequence above is a segment of the Scophthalmus maximus strain ysfricsl-2021 chromosome 2, ASM2237912v1, whole genome shotgun sequence genome. Coding sequences within it:
- the igsf5a gene encoding hemicentin-1 isoform X1, whose amino-acid sequence is MTVSWKPWTALFYILFKCSTGVSQQFQLEPLNSTVLQGSDVRFKATVEGVWKVMTWDVRDFQVLTFTVNGTILRSSPRFSAGFCSAGDKTCVEFIIHSVTRKETGPVECTVQGEYGSKTAQLNVQEGGTVHITGGDVTVVQDQLVEFQCVSAAWFPTPTVTWMQNDQAVDSSLYNTSSMADADFFNATSVLKLQAVRNATVECRATVPALTNPQSSSVFMVVAVSQQFQLEPLNSTVLQGSDVRFNATVEGIWKVMSWDVRDFQVLTFTVNGTILRSSPRFSAGFCSAGDKTCVEFIIHSVTRKETGPVECTVQGEYGSKTAQLNVQEGGTVHITGGDVTVVQDQLVEFQCVSAAWFPTPTVTWMQNDQAVDSSLYNTSSMADADFFNATSVLKLQAVRNATVECRATVPALTNPQSSSVFMVVAVSQQFQLEPLNSTVLQGSDVRFNATVEGDWRVMSWDVGDFQVLTFTVNGTILRSSPRFSAGFCSAGDKTCVEFIIHSVTRKETGPVECTVQGEYGSKTAQLNVQEGGTVHITGGDVTVVQDQLVEFQCVSAAWFPTPTVTWMQNDQAVDSSLYNTSSMADADFFNATSVLKLQAVRNATVECRATVPALTNPPSSSVFMVVVPKPPDWTVLIAVVVSFGGLALLVLLILGIIFCYKRKKEKESSYQDEMRRARTQSQISDASAAGQRHGQVNAGYVVEGHTSVAPSELTDSSVCQANGPSNYEMPDILNSNQGGNGYNSAYNTMDESGYRKHRHVTIV